The Xenopus tropicalis strain Nigerian chromosome 7, UCB_Xtro_10.0, whole genome shotgun sequence genome includes a region encoding these proteins:
- the chst3 gene encoding carbohydrate sulfotransferase 3 codes for MDNIPNLPMDFRDILRTLRMKAKYALFLGFVVVLVIIEKENKIISKVSDKLNLKQIPQNIFEANSTDNDVYLETGSLMSLSELDSAFSQFRNKLANVTLQYGGKQPFLEDLPKGPRRHILLMATTRTGSSFVGEFFNQQENIFYLFEPLWHIERTVSFESVGANAVGSAIVYRDVLQQLLLCDLHILESFISPPPENHLTRFMFRRGSSKSLCEDPVCTPFVKKVFERYHCKNRRCGPLNMTLAMEACLNKEHVTVKAVRIRQLEYLRTLVEDPRLDMRIIQLVRDPRAVLASRMVAFSGKYESWKKWALEGAAPIPEEEVQKLKGNCESIRMSAELGLKQPEWLRGRYMLIRYEDIARSPLQKAKEMYKFAGISVTPQVEQWIIKNTQASQDSNGIYSTQKNSSEQFEKWRFSIPFKLAQVVQDVCKPAMNLFGYKLANDLETLTNRSISLLEERVNFWVT; via the exons ATGGATAATATACCAAACCTGCCTATGGATTTTAGAGATATTTTAAGAACTCTCAGGATGAAGGCCAAATATGCACTGTTCTTGGGTTTTGTGGTGGTTCTGGTCATCATAGAGAAAGAAAACAAGATTATCTCAAA ggtGTCAGACAAACTTAATTTGAAGCAAATCCCACAGAACATCTTTGAGGCTAACAGTACAGACAACGATGTCTACTTAGAGACTGGTTCTCTTATGTCACTCAGTGAGCTGGACTCAGCCTTTTCTCAGTTCAGAAACAAATTAGCCAATGTCACTCTGCAATATGGGGGAAAACAGCCATTTCTTGAAGACCTTCCAAAAGGTCCTCGTCGACATATACTCCTCATGGCCACCACACGCACTGGCTCTTCTTTTGTAGGGGAATTCTTTAATCAGCAGGAAAATATTTTCTACCTGTTTGAACCTCTCTGGCACATTGAAAGAACGGTATCATTTGAATCTGTTGGTGCCAATGCTGTGGGTTCAGCAATTGTCTACAGAGATGTACTTCAGCAACTTTTGCTATGTGATCTCCATATTCTGGAGAGCTTCATCTCACCGCCCCCTGAAAACCACCTTACAAGATTCATGTTTCGTAGAGGTTCCAGTAAATCATTATGTGAAGACCCTGTCTGCACCCCATTTGTTAAAAAGGTCTTTGAGAGGTACCACTGCAAAAATCGTCGATGTGGACCCCTGAACATGACGCTGGCTATGGAAGCATGCTTAAATAAAGAGCATGTGACTGTTAAAGCAGTGCGCATTCGCCAGCTGGAATATTTACGCACTTTAGTTGAAGACCCCCGTTTGGATATGAGGATTATCCAGCTGGTACGGGATCCGAGAGCTGTACTAGCTTCACGCATGGTAGCCTTTTCAGGCAAATATGAGTCATGGAAAAAATGGGCTTTGGAAGGCGCAGCTCCAATACCTGAAGAAGAAGTCCAAAAGTTAAAGGGCAACTGTGAAAGCATCCGTATGTCTGCTGAGCTAGGTTTAAAGCAACCAGAATGGCTTCGGGGGAGGTACATGCTGATACGTTACGAAGATATTGCAAGGTCCCCGCTTCAGAAGGCCAAAGAAATGTACAAATTTGCTGGCATTTCAGTTACTCCACAGGTGGAGCAATGGATCATCAAAAACACACAAGCATCCCAAGATAGCAATGGTATATATTCTACACAAAAGAACTCATCAGAACAGTTTGAGAAGTGGCGGTTCAGTATACCCTTTAAATTGGCTCAGGTGGTCCAGGATGTTTGTAAGCCAGCTATGAACTTGTTTGGTTATAAACTGGCCAATGATTTAGAGACACTTACAAACCGTTCCATCAGTTTGTTAGAAGAAAGGGTTAATTTTTGGGTGACGTAA